Proteins found in one Miscanthus floridulus cultivar M001 chromosome 4, ASM1932011v1, whole genome shotgun sequence genomic segment:
- the LOC136549847 gene encoding probable CCR4-associated factor 1 homolog 7 — protein MATPAAEKPEDVEIREVWADNLEAEFAVIRDIVDDYPYVAMDTEFPGVVCRPLGTYKTAAEFNYATLKANVDMLKLIQLGLTFSDEHGGLPALGPEGRPCVWQFNFRGFDPRTDVAASDSIDLLRRSGIDFSRHAADGADARRFAELLMSSGVVLNSDVHWVTFHSGYDFGYLLKLLTGTNLPDTMSGFFDLIKIYFPVIYDIKHLMRFCNSLHGGLNKLAELLEVARVGICHQAGSDSLLTALSFKKLKEAYFNGLTEKYAGVLYGLGFEGGETTSAH, from the coding sequence ATGGCGACACCTGCCGCGGAGAAGCCGGAAGATGTAGAGATCCGCGAGGTTTGGGCGGACAACCTCGAGGCAGAGTTCGCCGTGATCCGCGACATCGTCGACGACTATCCCTATGTGGCCATGGACACGGAGTTCCCCGGCGTTGTGTGCCGCCCGCTCGGCACTTACAAGACGGCGGCCGAGTTCAACTACGCCACCCTCAAGGCGAACGTTGATATGTTGAAGCTTATTCAGCTCGGGCTCACCTTCTCCGACGAGCATGGTGGGCTGCCGGCGCTCGGCCCAGAGGGTCGACCCTGCGTGTGGCAGTTCAACTTTCGAGGCTTTGACCCTCGGACCGATGTGGCTGCATCAGACTCCATAGATCTGCTGCGTCGTAGTGGTATTGACTTCTCTCGCCATGCTGCTGATGGAGCTGACGCTCGCCGGTTCGCTGAGCTGCTCATGTCCTCCGGTGTAGTATTGAATTCAGATGTTCACTGGGTGACTTTTCATAGTGGCTACGACTTTGGCTACCTGCTCAAGCTACTCACCGGGACAAATCTGCCTGATACAATGTCAGGGTTCTTCGATCTCATCAAGATTTACTTTCCTGTTATCTACGACATCAAACACTTGATGAGGTTCTGCAATAGCCTCCATGGAGGTCTGAACAAGCTTGCTGAGCTGCTTGAGGTCGCAAGGGTTGGAATCTGCCACCAGGCAGGGTCTGATTCGCTTCTTACAGCGCTGTCCTTCAAGAAGCTTAAAGAGGCATACTTCAACGGGTTAACTGAGAAATATGCCGGTGTGTTGTATGGACTTGGCTTTGAGGGTGGAGAGACCACCTCTGCTCACTGA